In Halogranum gelatinilyticum, the DNA window AGGCGGCGGCGAAGCTCCGCGTCGGACCCGAGCAGACGCTGACAAGCGCGGTCGGCAGCCGGGTCGGCGAGGACGAGGAGATTCGACCCGCGTCGCTTGAGTGACTGGAGCTGTCGTTCGAGCGCCGTCGGGTTCCCCTCCATTTGGGGACAGGTTCTGCGGCCCACTATATAGAACTTCGGAGCACCTGAGCGGTGAGAACAAGAGCGATTTCCCCCACCGAGGGGACTGCCTACCTCACTCGTCGAGATAGTCGCCGACGAACAGATCGACGCGCTCGCGGGTCTCCTCGGGGATGGCCTCGACGGGCGTGTTGATGGTGCCCTCCAGTGCCGAGTGCGCCGCACACTCGTGGTCCTCGGGGAGCGTCCGGATGGCCTCCTCGACGGTCCGCTTGATGGCCTCCTGGTTCTTCGCGGCGTTCTCCAGCACCTCTTCGAGGGTGACCTCGTGGTCCTGCTTCCAGACGTCGTAGTCGGTTACGCCCGTCACGGTCGCGTAGGCGATTTCGGCCTCACGGGCGAGTTTGGCTTCGGGGACGGCAGTCATGCCGACGACGTCCCAGCCCTGTTCGCGGTAGAACTCGCTCTCTGCGCGCGTGGAGTACTGCGGTCCTTCGATACAGACGTAGGTGCCGTCCTGTTGGACCTCGGCGTCCGTCGCCGTCTCGGCGGCTTCGGCGAGATGCTCGACCAACTCAGGGGCGTAGGGTTCCGTGATGGGCTGGTGGACGACGATGCCGTCGCCGAAGAACGTCGATTTTCTGTGCTTCGTGCGGTCGAAGATCTGGTCCGGGACGACGAGCGTCCCCGGCGGCAGTTCCTCTTTCAGGCTGCCGACGGCGTTGCTGGCGAAGATGTGGGTAACGCCCAGTTTCTTGAACGCGTAGATGTTCGCGCGGTACGGGAGGTTCGTCGGCGAGCGGCCGTGGTCGGAGCCGTGGCGCGGGAGAAAGGCGACCTCCTTGCCCGTGTCGCCGAACTCGCCGATGGTGACCGGCGCGCTGGGTTCGCCGTAGGGCGTGGTGACTTCCTCTTCGCGGGTGTTCGAGAGGGGCAGCGATTCGTAGATGCCGCTGCCGCCGATGAAGCCGATCGTCATGGCCCGAACTGCGGACAGCAGCCACCTAAATCGTCCGCTTCCGGGGCTGACGCGCGAGTCGCTGTCGTGTTTGATGATACCACACGTCGGGAGAGTTCAAGTACCCCGGCCGTGTTTCGGTTCGTAGTGACTTCCTCTTCCGCTTCATCCGGCCTCACGGAGGGGGACCTCGTTCGCCCGATGCTTGCACTCGCGTGGCCGATGGTCGCCATCCAACTGTTGCAGGTCGCCTACAACATCGCCGACACCTTCTGGCTGGGCGCGCTCTCGGCCGACGCCGTCGGCGCGCTGAGCCTCGCCTTCCCCATCATCTTTCTGCTCATCTCCGTCGCTGGGGGCTTCACCACCGCCGGGACCATCCTCGTCGCCCAGTATATGGGTGCGGACAACGACCGGAAGGCAGGCCACATCGCCGGACAGACGCTCTCGTTCGTCACCATCGTCGCGACCGTCATCGCACTGGCCGGCTTCTTCCTGACGCGGCAGATGCTCGGTCTCATCCCGGCCGACGAGGCGACGGCCGCCCAGATCGTCCCGCTCGCGGGCGACTACATGGAGCTGTTCTTCCTCGGGATGCCCGCACTGGCAGGCTTCTTCATCTTCACGTCGCTCATGCGCGGCTACGGCAACACCCGGACGCCGCTGGTCGTGATGGTCGTCAGCGTCGTCATCAACGTCGTTCTCGACCCCTTCCTCATCTTCGGCTGGTGGATCTTCCCCGCGATGGGGATCGAGGGGGCAGCCATCGCGACGGTCTTCTCGCGGGTCGTCGCGAGCGCGCTCGGTCTCTACGTCCTCTTCGGGACGAACGTCGGCCCGGAGATCCTCCTGCCCGACCTCCGACCCCAGCTCGACGACGTCCGCGACATCGTCCGTCTCGGCGTCCCGAGCGCGCTCGAACAGTCGTCGAGTTCGATGGCGATGATCATCCTGACCGGGATGGTCGCGACGTTCCCGCCCGCCGTCGTCGCGGCGTACGGTCTCGGCAACCGCCTCGTCTCGCTGGCCTTTCTGCCCGCGATGGGGATGGGCCAGGCCATCGACACCGTCGTCGGCCAGAACCTCGGTGCGGGCAAGCCCGACCGCGCCCAGCGGGCGTCGTATCTCTCGATGCAACTCGTCGCCGTCGTGATGTTCGTCCTCGCCCTCGTCGCGTGGGTGTTCTCCGAACCCATCGTCGGCGTCTTCCTCAGCACGGACACGGCGCAGGCCGCGGCCACCATCGGCCACGCCAGCGACTATCTCCGTATCGTCGCCGTGATGTTCGTCTTCATGGGCGTCCTCCAGGTCGCACTCGGAACGTTCCGCGGCGCGGGCAACACCCGGACGGCACTGGTGTTCTCGCTCGTGACGCTCTGGGTCGGCCGCGTGCCCGCGACCTACTATCTCGTCTTCGTCGAGGGCTGGGGACCGACGGGCATCTGGATCGCCGTCGCCATCGGCGACGTGATCGGGTGTATTGCCGCCGTCGCGTGGCTCTCCCGCGGGACGTGGAAGGAGTCCATCGTCGACGAGGGGTCGTCGGGTCACCAGCCCGCCGACGATTGAGCGGCGACGACTGAGTGACGAGGACTGAGCGGTGACGACTGAGTAGCGACGACGGACCGGGAGCCTTCCAGCAACTGTTGCCGGTATTTATGTGTGTCGACAGTCAACGTTAGTCATGGTGACCTGTGAGCGATGTGGAGAGACACTCACCGAGCCGCGGCCCTGTAGCTACTGTGGGTCGCAGTTCTGTGCCGACCACCGGCTTCCGGAGTCACACGACTGTGCGGGACTCGACGAGTGGCGGGACACGGGTGGACACTTCGACAGCGGCTTCGACGACTCCATGTCCGCCGAAGATTAGAACACGACCCCGGCGTCGAGCAGGGCGATGAAGACCGTCAGGAGCGGGACGCTCACGAGCGTCGTCGTCAGGACGACCGTGCTGACGTATTCGGCGACGTCGACGCCGCCGACCTGCTCGCCACCGGCGAACTCCGCGACGAGGATGAGCGGCGTCACCGCCGCGGGCATGGCACACTCCAGCGCGAACACCTTCGCTACCGTCGGGTCCTCGAAGCCAAGCGCGAGCGCGACGCCGATGCCGACGACGGGCGCGACGACCATCTTCAGCACGTTCGCCGTCCCGGCCTGTCGGAGTGCCGCCCCGTAGTCAGTACGGGCCAGTTGGAGACCGAGAATCAGGAGCATCACCGGGATAGAGGCGTCGCCGACGAGTTTCAGCGTCGCCATCGCCGTCGCCGTCTCCGGGGGAACGATGCCGAGCCACCGCGCGGCGAGCGCGGCGAGGACGGCGTAGACCAGCGGAATCTTGAACGCACGGCCGACACCGGCGAGACCGCTCGTCCCGCCGCCGCGGGAGGCGATGTAGACGCCCACCGTGTAGACGAGGACGCTCTGTGTCGCCAGATAGAGGACGGCCGTACTGCGACCGGTCGCGCCGAAGGCGAACTCCGAGACGGGAATCCCGTAGTTGCCGGAGTTGGGGAAGGCACTGACGAGGACGAGTGCCGAGAGCAGGGGGTCCGAGCGGCCGAACAGGCGGCCGACGCCCTCGGCGATCAGAATCATGACGACAGTGTAGACGGTGACGCCCGCGACGACGCGGACCAGCGTCCCTCCGCCGAGGTCGGTCGTCGCGAGGCTGTGAAAGACGAGTGCGGGGGCGAGAACGTAGACGACGACGGTGTTCAACGGGCCGGGGTCGACGCTCTTGGTGCGGCCGAGGAGGAATCCGACGCCCGCCAGCGCGACGATGGGGAGGATGGCCGAGGCGAAGATAGCGAGGAGGCTCACAGCGTCACCTCCGACCGTCCCGAGCGGCGGCCGCGGGCTGTCACACGCGGGTTACGCGCCGACGCCTTCGTTCTCGACGAGCCGCCACGCGCCGTCGCCGGTCGACTCGACGAAGCCGCGCCGCTCCATCTCGCTCATGACCTCGGGCAGGCGGCCGGGCTGGGCGATCTCCATCTCGATGCGGTCGACGTCGTGGAACTCCGAGAGGAAGTGTCTGACGTCGTCGGCCTCGAAGGTCTCCTCGTCGGCCTTCTCCATCACGCCGCCGATGAGGTCGATCATGTCCTCGATGAAGTTCCACGGATAGACGACCCACGCCCACTCTTCGAGCCGTTCGCCGACGTAGTCCGGCTCGAACTCGCTCGTCTGGAGCAGTTGGAGCGTCGCGGTGCGGACCTCACCGGCCTCGCGCTCGTTGACGTACTCGTCGGCGCGCTTGATGGAGCCGCCGGTGTCGGCGATGTCGTCGATGATGAGGACGTCCTTGCCCTTGACGCTCCCCTCGGGCATCGGGTAGCGAACCTCCGGCTCGCTGGACTTCTGGGCCGTCCCGACGTAATGTTCCATCTTCAGGCTCGTCAGGTCGTCCATCCCGAGGAAGTCGCAGATACACCGCCCGGCGAACCAGCCACCGCGGGCGAGTGCGACGACCACGTCCGGCTCGAAGTCGTCCTGTTTGACCTGGTTACTGACATCCCGACAGAGATCGTAGATGTAGTCCCAGTTGGTAATCGTACATTTGAACTCGTCCGGGAGGTCACTCATTCCGTCCTGTGGGTGGAGTGCCGCGGCACATAAGGGTTTACAGGCTGTCTCGAAGGGATTGATTCGCTGAGGAGTTACTTCGCGGCCGCGACCAGTGCCTCCAGGTCGAGATGGCCGGCACCGTGGTAGGTCTCGCCCGACTCGGGCATACTGGCGGTCTCTTGGATGAGTGTCTCGACCTCCTCGACGGAGGCGTCGGGGCGGAGCGAGCGGACCAGCGCGACGGCACCCGAGACCTGCGGGGCCGCCATCGAGGTGCCCGCCTTCCAGCCGTAGCCGCCCTGCACCGTCGAGTAGACGAGGTCGTTCGCGGCCCCCTCGACGCCGTCGTTGAACGCCTCCAGGTCGGCGTTGCCGCCCGCGGCACTCACGTCGACCGGACTGCCGTAGTTCGTGTAGAACGCGGGCTGGGTCGTCGGCTCCTCCAGTCGGTTGCCCGTGAGCCACTTCGCCTCGTTGTCGCTGTGCTTGCCGCCCCAGCCGTAGCCGATGGGACCGGTCGCGCTGACGCCGAAGACGCCCTCTGCCTCCGTCGGGAGGCTGAGCGTCGTCTCCGGGCTCATGTCCAGTCCGTCGTTTCCGGCGGAGTTGACGATGACCGTTCCCTGCGAGCGGACGTACGCCGCGATCTGCTCGGCGATACGAAGCTCTTCGAGCAACACCGGGAACTGGTCGGGGTAGACGTACGGAGCGGGGATGCCGACGCTGTAGTTGATGGCGTCACAGCCCGCTTCGGCCGCCTTCACCCAGGCGGCGTAGCCGTCGCCCTGCTTGCCCGTCTCGCCGGAGAACATCCGGTAGGAGACGATCTCGGTGTCGGGTGCGGTGCCGAGGACGCCGCCGCCGGGAGCGTCGTTGCTGTTCGTCGCCGCGATGATGCCGGCGACGTGGGTGCCGTGGTCGCCGGCACCGTTGGGTCGCCAGTCGTAGCTGTCCTCGGAGACGTTCTCCGAGAGGTCGTCGTTGACGACATCCGCGAGGTCGGGGTGGCTGTCGTCGACGCCGCTGTCGACGACGGCGATGCGGGTCCCCTCGCCGGTTGTGGTGTCGTGGACCGACTTGCCTCCGCCGGGCTTGTCCGTGAGGTCGTTGGTGAGGTCCTGGACGCGCTTGTCCCACTGGTACTCCGTGTTCGAGGGCGCGCCGTCGTGGTTGTGGCTCGCACTCCCTCCGGCCGCGCTCGGGCCGTCCCGTGAGGCGACCGCGCCGGTGGTGTCGTCGCTCAGGTCGATGGTGATGTCGCTGACGGTCGTGCCGTCGACACTGCTCTGGTCGCCGCGGGCGACCAGCACGTCCGCCTGCGAGAGGTCGTGGATGATTTCGATGTCGTCCGGAATCGCCGAGCGGTCGACGTCTCGGAGGTTGATGAAGAACCGCGATTCGGACTCCTGTGCAGCGACCTGCCCAGCACCCAGGGTCGCCGCGCCGACTGCCGAACCCGTGAGCTGGAGAAACGTCCGTCGATTGAACTTCGACATTGTACCCGTACTGAGGAAGAGGCAAACATAAATTTTTGGTAAACTTGAATAAATGAATCTCTGATTTGGTTGATTGAACACGGTCAGAATCGGATTCCGAGAGGTGAGCTGTCCGCGGGACTGCCGCTGCGGTCGCCGCGACCCGAACGCTCTGGACCCTCGGAGGGCAACGGTGTCACGATGAGCCACGACACAGCCGCCGACGTCGACGAATCCCATCTCCGCCGCGCGCTCGCTCTCGCTCGTGAGGCCGCCGACGCTGGCGACGAACCGTTCGGTTCGCTCCTCGTCCGCGACGGCGAGATCGTCGCCGAGTCGTGCAACACCATCCACACCGACGACGACGTGACCGCCCACCCGGAGTTGAAGCTCGCGCGGTGGGCCGCACGGGAACTCGATGCTGGCGAACTGGCCGAGACGACGATGTACACGAGCACTGAACCCTGTCCGATGTGTGCGGGGGCGATGTACCACGCGGGACTCCGGCGGGTCGTCTTCAGCACGTCAGCCGAGACCGTCGGCGAGATTGCGGGCGCGGGACTCGTGATGCCCTCGTCGGAGGTCTTCGCCCGCGGTGCCGAGTCGGTCGAGACGGTCGGCCCGGTCCTCGAAAGCGAGGGGCGGGCGGTCCACGAGTCGTTCTGGTGACTTTCTCCCGGATTTATGGGGCATCGAAGCGACGACGTGGCTATGGACACCCGACGCGCCCTGCTCGTCGACGCCTTCACCGCCGAGCCGCTCACCGGGAACGCCGCCGGTATCGTCCCCGACGGCGACGGTCTCTCGGACGCGCAGATGCAGGCCATCGCCCGCGAACTCGCAGTCAGTGAGACGGTCTTCGTGCAGGACCCCGCGGCCGACGGCGACTACCGCGTCCGGTATTTCACACCCACGCAGGAGGTCGACCTCTGTGGCCACGCGACGGTCGCGCTCCACGCGCATCTCCACGCGGAGGGCGACCTCGACGCCGGGACCCACGCGATGGAGACGAACGTCGGCACCCTCGATGTCGACATCGCCGACGACGGAACCGTCTGGATGACGCAGGCCGACCCGGAGGTCCGCCACATCGACATCGACGAGGCGCGGGTGGCCGACGCGCTCGACATCGACGTGGCCGCGTTGCGTGACGTCGGTGCGGACCTCCCGATGGCCGTTGCCACGACGGGCCTCCCGTTTCTGATGGTGCCGGTCAACTTCCTCGAACATCTCGGCAACGCCGACCCGGACATGGCCGCCGTCGAGACACTGACCGACGAGTACGACGCCGCCGGAATCTACGCGTTCACCTTCGACGCGCTCGACGCCGACTCGACGCTCCACGGCCGGATGTTCGCCCCCGGTGCCGGGATTCCCGAAGACCCCGTGACCGGAACCGCGAGCGGGGCCTGCGGCGCGTATCTGGACCACTTCGGCGCGTTCGACGACGAGTTCCCCGAGGAGATGCGGTTCGAACAGGGCCACTACGTCGACCGCCCCGGACTGGTCCGGGTCCGCGTCGGCGACGCGGTCCGCGTCGGGGGTCACGCCGTGACGGCCTTCGACGGCTCGCTCGTCGTCCCCGACGACGACGAGGAAGACGACATCATCGAGGCCTGATAGCCCGGGAAACGACCGCCGACTGCGGCAGATTTTGACGGCTCGCATCGTTCAGGAAAAGGCTTACTCAGGTCTGAGTCAGTAATATTCGCCGTTGTGCGGGTCGGAAAGTTCTTTACTGGGACTGGTGTCGTTTCGAGTGCGCAATGGCAGTAACTTGGTTGGACGACATCAGGGCTACGGACCTCGAAACGGTCGGTGGCAAGGGGGCCTCACTGGGAGAGTTGACGGCGGCAGGTCTCCCTGTTCCGCCGGGGTTCGTCGTGACTGCGGGCACCTACCGTGACTTCATCGAGGGTGCCGGCATCGACGACGAACTGTTCGCGGCCATGGACATCGACTCCGAGGACTCCAAAGCGCTCGCGGGAGCGCAAGAACGGGCCTACGAACTCATCATGGGCACACCGATGCCCGAGGAGGTCCGCGAAGAGATTCTGGAAACCTACCGCGCCATCGGCGGCGACGAGGAGGCCTTCGTGGCCGTCCGCTCCTCCGCGACGGCCGAGGACCTCCCGGACGCCTCCTTCGCGGGCCAGCAGGAGACCTTCCTCAACGTCCGCGAGGAGGCACTTCTGGACCGCGTCAAGGAGTGTTGGGCCTCGCTGTTCTCCCAGCGGGCCATCTACTACCGCAACCAGAAGGGCTTCCCCCACCACGAGGTCGACATCGCCGTCGTCGTCCAACAGATGGTCGACGCCGAGAAGTCCGGCGTCATGTTCACGTCTCACCCCTCGACGGGCGAGCCACGGGTCATCATCGAGGCCGCGTGGGGACTCGGCGAGGCGGTCGTCTCCGGTGCTGTCTCCCCCGACAACTACGTCGTCGACCGCAAGACCGGTGAGGTCGTCGACGTCACCGTCGCCGACAAGAAGCTGATGCACGTCAAAGACGAGGCGACCGGCGAGACGGTCGAAGTCGAGGTCCCCGAAGAGAAACGCGAGGAGCGCGTGCTCTCCGACGAGGAGATCGGCGCGCTCGTCGAGCTGGGCGAACAGGTCGAAGACCACTACGAGACGCCCCAAGACGTCGAATGGGCCACGGTCGACGGAGAGATATTCATGCTCCAGTCCCGTCCCATCACGACCATCTCGGACAACGCCGTCGACGCGGCCGCGAGCGAGGCCGCCGCAAACGGCGGGAGCGAGCAGGCACAGGGGTCGGGCGACGTGCTCCTCCGTGGACTCGGCGCGAGCCCCGGAATCGTCTCCGGGTCGGTCCGCATCGTCACGAAACTCGACCAGCTCGACAAGGTCGCCGAGGGCGACGTCATCGTCACCGAGATGACGATGCCGGACATGGTGCCCGCGATGAAGCGCGCCGCCGGTATCGTCACCGACGAGGGCGGGATGACCTCCCACGCCGCCATCGTCTCTCGGGAGCTTGGCGTCCCGGCCGTCGTCGGCTGTGGCAGTGCCACCCGTGAACTCACGGACGGCCAAATCATCACCATCGACGGTGACAAGGGGACCATCCGCGAGGGCAAGGAGACGAACGACGTCAAAGAGCGCGAACCGGTCGAGGATATGCGGCCGAAGACGCCGGTCAAGCCGATGACCGCGACCGAAGTGAAGGTCAACGTCTCCATCCCCGAGGCCGCCGAACGCGCTGCAGCGACCGGTGCCGACGGCGTCGGTCTCCTGCGGATCGAACACATGGTGCTCTCGCTCGGCATGACCCCCGAGAAGTACATCAAAGAGAACGGCGAGCGCGCCTACGTCGACGAGATCGTCGAGGGCGTCCGCACCGTCGCCGAGGAGTTCTACCCGCGGCCGGTCCGCGTCCGCACGCTCGACGCGCCGACCGACGAGTTCCGCCAGCTCCCCGGCGGCGAGGACGAGCCGAAAGAGCACAATCCGATGCTCGGCTACCGCGGGATTCGACGGAGCCTCGACAAGCCCGACATCTTCCGTCACGAGCTGGAGGCCTTCCGCCGCCTGTTCGACATGGGCTACGACAACGTCGAGATGATGTTCCCGCTCGTCAACGACGCCGAGGAGATCTACAGAGTGAAAGAGCTGATGCGGTCGGCCGGGGTCGACCCCGAGAAACGCGACTGGGGTGTCATGATCGAGACGCCCGCCAGTGCCCTCGGCATCCGCAACCTCGCGGAGGCGGGCATCGACTTCGCCTCCTTCGGCACGAACGACCTCACGCAGTACACGCTCGCTGTGGACCGCAACAACGAGAACGTCGCCGACCGCTTCGACGAACTCCACCCCGCCGTCCTCGAACTCATCGGGTCGACCATCGAGACCTGCCGCGAACTCGGCGTCAAGACGAGTATCTGCGGCCAGGCCGGCTCGAAACCCAAGATGGTCCGGTTCCTGGTCGACGAGGGCGTGACCTCGATCTCCGCCAACATCGACGCCGTCCGCGATGTCCAACACGAGGTCAAGCGCGTCGAACAGAAGCTCATCCTCGACTCGGTGCGGTAACCGAGTCTGTCGCTCCGTTCTCGGCCGCCGCGTTCACCGTCCTACGCTGACGGCACGGATTGATACTCTCGGCTGACGTCTCTCTATGCATGGCCCAAGCAGTCGCAACACCGTCTCCGGCCCGCCCCGGCCGCCGTGCCCAGCTCCGTGCGGTCCTCGTCGCGCTCGGTCTCGTGCTCGGCGCGCTCCTCGTGAGCACGCTCGTCGGCGTCGGCGTCGCCCTGCCGCTGATTCTCGGCGGGGGGTTCGAGCCGACCTCGGGAACCGTCCTCGTCGCGTCGTTGTTCGCCACCCAAGTCTCGTTCGTCGTCGTCGCCCTGCTCTACCTCCGGCGACGTGAGTGGGACGTCTCGCTCTCGGTGCCGACGACGCGCGAGCTGAAGTGGGTCGGCGGCGGCGTCGTCGCCACCGTCGTCGCCGCGTTCGGGCTGCTTGCCCTCTCGAACGCCCTCGGCGTCGAACCGGTCGAGAGCGTCATCGAAGCACCGATTCTCGCGAATCCGACGCTCCTCCTCGTGCTCGCGGGGCTCTCCATCGTCCTCGTCGCGCCCGCAGAGGAACTGCTCTTTCGCGGCGTCGTGCAGGGTCGGCTCCGACGGACGTTCGGCGCGCCGGTCGCCGTCGGCGTGGCGAGCCTGCTCTTCGCGTCGATTCACCTGCTGAACCTCGTCACGGTCGGCTCCGGCGCGGTCGTGATGGTCGGCGTCATCTTCGTCGTCGCGCTCGTCCTCGGGGTAGCCTACGAGCGGACCGGCAACCTCGCGGTCCCG includes these proteins:
- a CDS encoding phosphoribosyltransferase: MSDLPDEFKCTITNWDYIYDLCRDVSNQVKQDDFEPDVVVALARGGWFAGRCICDFLGMDDLTSLKMEHYVGTAQKSSEPEVRYPMPEGSVKGKDVLIIDDIADTGGSIKRADEYVNEREAGEVRTATLQLLQTSEFEPDYVGERLEEWAWVVYPWNFIEDMIDLIGGVMEKADEETFEADDVRHFLSEFHDVDRIEMEIAQPGRLPEVMSEMERRGFVESTGDGAWRLVENEGVGA
- a CDS encoding MATE family efflux transporter; translation: MLALAWPMVAIQLLQVAYNIADTFWLGALSADAVGALSLAFPIIFLLISVAGGFTTAGTILVAQYMGADNDRKAGHIAGQTLSFVTIVATVIALAGFFLTRQMLGLIPADEATAAQIVPLAGDYMELFFLGMPALAGFFIFTSLMRGYGNTRTPLVVMVVSVVINVVLDPFLIFGWWIFPAMGIEGAAIATVFSRVVASALGLYVLFGTNVGPEILLPDLRPQLDDVRDIVRLGVPSALEQSSSSMAMIILTGMVATFPPAVVAAYGLGNRLVSLAFLPAMGMGQAIDTVVGQNLGAGKPDRAQRASYLSMQLVAVVMFVLALVAWVFSEPIVGVFLSTDTAQAAATIGHASDYLRIVAVMFVFMGVLQVALGTFRGAGNTRTALVFSLVTLWVGRVPATYYLVFVEGWGPTGIWIAVAIGDVIGCIAAVAWLSRGTWKESIVDEGSSGHQPADD
- a CDS encoding CPBP family intramembrane glutamic endopeptidase; this translates as MAQAVATPSPARPGRRAQLRAVLVALGLVLGALLVSTLVGVGVALPLILGGGFEPTSGTVLVASLFATQVSFVVVALLYLRRREWDVSLSVPTTRELKWVGGGVVATVVAAFGLLALSNALGVEPVESVIEAPILANPTLLLVLAGLSIVLVAPAEELLFRGVVQGRLRRTFGAPVAVGVASLLFASIHLLNLVTVGSGAVVMVGVIFVVALVLGVAYERTGNLAVPILVHGAYNTTLFLVSFLSLGGV
- a CDS encoding AEC family transporter — translated: MSLLAIFASAILPIVALAGVGFLLGRTKSVDPGPLNTVVVYVLAPALVFHSLATTDLGGGTLVRVVAGVTVYTVVMILIAEGVGRLFGRSDPLLSALVLVSAFPNSGNYGIPVSEFAFGATGRSTAVLYLATQSVLVYTVGVYIASRGGGTSGLAGVGRAFKIPLVYAVLAALAARWLGIVPPETATAMATLKLVGDASIPVMLLILGLQLARTDYGAALRQAGTANVLKMVVAPVVGIGVALALGFEDPTVAKVFALECAMPAAVTPLILVAEFAGGEQVGGVDVAEYVSTVVLTTTLVSVPLLTVFIALLDAGVVF
- a CDS encoding nucleoside deaminase, yielding MSHDTAADVDESHLRRALALAREAADAGDEPFGSLLVRDGEIVAESCNTIHTDDDVTAHPELKLARWAARELDAGELAETTMYTSTEPCPMCAGAMYHAGLRRVVFSTSAETVGEIAGAGLVMPSSEVFARGAESVETVGPVLESEGRAVHESFW
- a CDS encoding PhzF family phenazine biosynthesis protein, which gives rise to MDTRRALLVDAFTAEPLTGNAAGIVPDGDGLSDAQMQAIARELAVSETVFVQDPAADGDYRVRYFTPTQEVDLCGHATVALHAHLHAEGDLDAGTHAMETNVGTLDVDIADDGTVWMTQADPEVRHIDIDEARVADALDIDVAALRDVGADLPMAVATTGLPFLMVPVNFLEHLGNADPDMAAVETLTDEYDAAGIYAFTFDALDADSTLHGRMFAPGAGIPEDPVTGTASGACGAYLDHFGAFDDEFPEEMRFEQGHYVDRPGLVRVRVGDAVRVGGHAVTAFDGSLVVPDDDEEDDIIEA
- a CDS encoding AN1-type zinc finger domain-containing protein, which translates into the protein MVTCERCGETLTEPRPCSYCGSQFCADHRLPESHDCAGLDEWRDTGGHFDSGFDDSMSAED
- the ppsA gene encoding phosphoenolpyruvate synthase produces the protein MAVTWLDDIRATDLETVGGKGASLGELTAAGLPVPPGFVVTAGTYRDFIEGAGIDDELFAAMDIDSEDSKALAGAQERAYELIMGTPMPEEVREEILETYRAIGGDEEAFVAVRSSATAEDLPDASFAGQQETFLNVREEALLDRVKECWASLFSQRAIYYRNQKGFPHHEVDIAVVVQQMVDAEKSGVMFTSHPSTGEPRVIIEAAWGLGEAVVSGAVSPDNYVVDRKTGEVVDVTVADKKLMHVKDEATGETVEVEVPEEKREERVLSDEEIGALVELGEQVEDHYETPQDVEWATVDGEIFMLQSRPITTISDNAVDAAASEAAANGGSEQAQGSGDVLLRGLGASPGIVSGSVRIVTKLDQLDKVAEGDVIVTEMTMPDMVPAMKRAAGIVTDEGGMTSHAAIVSRELGVPAVVGCGSATRELTDGQIITIDGDKGTIREGKETNDVKEREPVEDMRPKTPVKPMTATEVKVNVSIPEAAERAAATGADGVGLLRIEHMVLSLGMTPEKYIKENGERAYVDEIVEGVRTVAEEFYPRPVRVRTLDAPTDEFRQLPGGEDEPKEHNPMLGYRGIRRSLDKPDIFRHELEAFRRLFDMGYDNVEMMFPLVNDAEEIYRVKELMRSAGVDPEKRDWGVMIETPASALGIRNLAEAGIDFASFGTNDLTQYTLAVDRNNENVADRFDELHPAVLELIGSTIETCRELGVKTSICGQAGSKPKMVRFLVDEGVTSISANIDAVRDVQHEVKRVEQKLILDSVR
- the mtnP gene encoding S-methyl-5'-thioadenosine phosphorylase, translated to MTIGFIGGSGIYESLPLSNTREEEVTTPYGEPSAPVTIGEFGDTGKEVAFLPRHGSDHGRSPTNLPYRANIYAFKKLGVTHIFASNAVGSLKEELPPGTLVVPDQIFDRTKHRKSTFFGDGIVVHQPITEPYAPELVEHLAEAAETATDAEVQQDGTYVCIEGPQYSTRAESEFYREQGWDVVGMTAVPEAKLAREAEIAYATVTGVTDYDVWKQDHEVTLEEVLENAAKNQEAIKRTVEEAIRTLPEDHECAAHSALEGTINTPVEAIPEETRERVDLFVGDYLDE
- a CDS encoding S8 family peptidase, whose translation is MSKFNRRTFLQLTGSAVGAATLGAGQVAAQESESRFFINLRDVDRSAIPDDIEIIHDLSQADVLVARGDQSSVDGTTVSDITIDLSDDTTGAVASRDGPSAAGGSASHNHDGAPSNTEYQWDKRVQDLTNDLTDKPGGGKSVHDTTTGEGTRIAVVDSGVDDSHPDLADVVNDDLSENVSEDSYDWRPNGAGDHGTHVAGIIAATNSNDAPGGGVLGTAPDTEIVSYRMFSGETGKQGDGYAAWVKAAEAGCDAINYSVGIPAPYVYPDQFPVLLEELRIAEQIAAYVRSQGTVIVNSAGNDGLDMSPETTLSLPTEAEGVFGVSATGPIGYGWGGKHSDNEAKWLTGNRLEEPTTQPAFYTNYGSPVDVSAAGGNADLEAFNDGVEGAANDLVYSTVQGGYGWKAGTSMAAPQVSGAVALVRSLRPDASVEEVETLIQETASMPESGETYHGAGHLDLEALVAAAK